The Thalassotalea sp. 273M-4 genome includes a region encoding these proteins:
- a CDS encoding response regulator transcription factor: protein MKKDLTAVSEFSTIMIVEDDKVLSSLLKSYLEKSSYVVHQVYRGDQAVRSQIKIQPDLIILDIGLPGKDGYKVCHELRGTYNGPILFLTSHDSEAEHLAAYSVGADDFMVKPVSPKLLSAHVDALLRRSKDKGTSQNRQKVTVGEITLTLNEQRCEVEGKPISLSVFEFELLSLLMFNAGKVLTRDDIYKLLLGREYDGSERSVDVRLSRLRDKLISQGVVNTQIKTIWGKGYLLSADGH from the coding sequence ATGAAAAAAGATCTTACCGCGGTAAGTGAGTTTTCAACAATCATGATAGTTGAAGATGATAAGGTACTGTCCTCTCTTTTAAAAAGCTATCTTGAAAAGTCCTCGTACGTGGTTCATCAGGTATATCGAGGGGATCAGGCGGTACGTAGCCAAATTAAGATCCAGCCTGATCTGATCATTTTAGATATCGGATTGCCTGGAAAAGATGGCTACAAGGTGTGTCATGAATTACGTGGCACCTACAACGGTCCTATTTTGTTTTTAACCTCGCATGACAGCGAAGCCGAACATTTGGCCGCTTATAGTGTGGGCGCAGACGATTTCATGGTAAAACCGGTGAGCCCTAAGTTATTGAGTGCTCATGTTGATGCTTTATTACGTCGTAGTAAAGATAAAGGTACCAGCCAAAATAGACAAAAAGTCACGGTTGGAGAAATCACTTTAACCTTAAACGAGCAACGTTGTGAAGTTGAAGGTAAGCCAATTTCTCTGAGTGTTTTTGAATTTGAGCTCTTATCTTTATTGATGTTTAATGCGGGCAAAGTATTAACTCGCGATGATATCTATAAATTGCTATTAGGTCGAGAATACGATGGTTCTGAGCGCTCTGTTGATGTGCGTTTATCTCGCTTACGAGATAAATTAATCAGTCAAGGTGTGGTCAATACTCAAATCAAAACCATTTGGGGTAAAGGGTATTTACTGTCGGCCGATGGCCATTAA
- a CDS encoding exonuclease domain-containing protein, whose amino-acid sequence MARQVVIDTETTGLSTVVGRHRVIEIALVEINNGKLTGNTFLTRLNPEGRKSTPTALATHGIKDSQLLKEPLFQEVLPDILNFIDDSELIFFNKAFDLEFMDNEAKLSGSGVVFSADYKSLCVQVMTLETMNRSKLSLDDACRAYGVDNSERIIHSALIDAQLTARVYFKLLSTPRKDRPKNVPHNTVRKDPEKFPIQRAYKGYQINFCYNTQCENYGVPPKFPDPHDLGKESTDLGNYRIKPGEDGALLIECKTCLTSTTTYSNKGIVQEVERLRSIYQLNVPSCPNTGLREDKRKGIPDGLRYETYTKTVRGVEKTRTRLKKPCPNQHKDILSHSDNYWLDSKNTKKLKNIKGLTKIVFPDSDGKYHHLREVVSQTFKCKSCRTKFSSAINPQKGQHNPQINYLLFSLLVNKVPINRVEEVLMTTPSVIYKRIEFFYNQCVQFEQYQLKKHWHKMKTKTLKLCMDRKFFDVNWTNKLEPRRTRLYITGAAERSSGYILRGTVNF is encoded by the coding sequence ATGGCAAGACAAGTTGTTATTGATACTGAAACGACAGGCTTAAGTACTGTGGTAGGTCGCCATAGAGTCATTGAAATTGCGCTTGTTGAAATCAATAATGGCAAGCTGACAGGTAACACATTTCTCACCCGCCTAAACCCAGAGGGTCGCAAAAGCACCCCAACTGCACTTGCAACTCACGGCATCAAAGATAGCCAGTTACTTAAAGAGCCGCTATTTCAAGAAGTTTTGCCTGATATTCTCAACTTTATCGATGATAGTGAGTTAATTTTTTTCAACAAGGCGTTCGATTTGGAGTTTATGGATAACGAGGCCAAGCTATCTGGCTCTGGTGTCGTATTCTCTGCCGATTATAAAAGCCTTTGTGTTCAAGTCATGACTTTAGAGACAATGAACAGGAGCAAGTTGTCCTTGGACGATGCTTGCAGAGCGTACGGTGTTGACAACTCTGAGCGAATAATACACAGCGCACTTATTGACGCCCAGCTTACAGCGCGCGTTTATTTCAAGCTTCTATCTACTCCGCGTAAAGATCGCCCTAAAAACGTACCGCACAATACAGTCCGAAAAGATCCAGAAAAGTTTCCAATTCAAAGGGCTTACAAAGGCTATCAAATCAACTTTTGCTATAACACACAGTGTGAAAATTATGGTGTTCCGCCCAAATTCCCTGATCCACATGACCTCGGTAAGGAAAGTACTGACTTAGGCAATTATAGAATAAAGCCAGGTGAGGATGGTGCACTTTTGATTGAATGCAAAACGTGCCTTACAAGTACGACGACGTATAGCAATAAGGGTATCGTACAAGAGGTTGAACGGTTGCGATCTATCTATCAATTAAACGTACCCAGCTGCCCGAATACAGGACTGCGAGAGGATAAGCGCAAAGGCATTCCAGATGGTTTACGATATGAAACCTATACGAAGACAGTGCGTGGTGTGGAGAAAACACGTACTCGACTTAAGAAGCCATGTCCTAATCAACATAAAGACATACTTTCACACTCTGATAACTATTGGCTTGATAGCAAAAACACCAAGAAACTAAAGAACATTAAAGGGTTGACTAAAATCGTATTCCCCGACAGTGACGGCAAATACCACCATCTCCGTGAAGTGGTATCACAAACCTTTAAATGTAAGTCCTGTCGTACCAAGTTTTCATCGGCAATCAATCCCCAGAAAGGACAGCACAATCCGCAGATCAATTATTTACTGTTCTCTTTACTGGTGAACAAAGTGCCCATCAATCGCGTGGAAGAGGTGCTGATGACAACCCCTAGTGTTATCTATAAGCGCATCGAGTTTTTCTATAACCAATGTGTTCAGTTCGAGCAGTATCAACTTAAAAAGCACTGGCACAAGATGAAAACCAAAACACTCAAACTGTGCATGGATCGAAAGTTTTTTGATGTGAATTGGACGAATAAATTAGAGCCTCGACGTACTCGCTTATACATCACTGGTGCCGCTGAGCGGAGTTCAGGCTATATTTTAAGAGGTACAGTGAATTTTTGA
- a CDS encoding ankyrin repeat domain-containing protein, translating into MYLKQLKRLSILLFSLSFLSGCVTAPIFMVNTDNLEALKKVDPAKVDEILMSNPTALWQAAATGRMEFVRVLIDKGANINVKHNGVPAIVIATHNRHFDVVKLLVEKGADIDASNGFGSTSLHFAVAKGLTLGDISWLLDSGANIDKVENQSGNTSTPLTIAITTNRSEIAKELVSRGASIEIPSSFSPILRAAQYGELELVKYLLSKGADLNDIGADENINGLSIAVANQKWNVAQYLLDQGINTDQQGRGGFKAIHYAVNVSAPSKLFSNIIQNTASIDSKLSETLDTPLILATYHNNSTLAKLLIDAGADINVKNTRGDTPLHWATHHGNVEISRLLAQKGASLYAVNSNNLSPYAIAQNKPNLLAAITNIDVQAKVDTPPKKSPKASAKPLLASTGSGFFINKHGDMVTNHHVIDKCEFVKVRHNNELYGASVVVFDNKNDLAVVSAELDNNAFSNLSAQQYPSLGESVTVLGYPLNSILGNSLKLTTGILSSHTGIQGDSSVYQISAPIQSGNSGGPVYDEAGEVLGVAVSTLDPLVMAKHTGSLPQNVNYAVKSTVLTNFLKANNIRFSVGSGESKQSPKQINKANAKAVASILCYSRS; encoded by the coding sequence GTGTATTTAAAACAACTCAAACGTTTATCGATTCTTTTATTCTCACTTTCTTTTTTATCAGGCTGTGTCACCGCCCCTATCTTCATGGTTAACACGGATAACCTAGAAGCCTTAAAGAAAGTAGATCCTGCTAAAGTTGATGAAATACTCATGTCAAATCCAACTGCATTGTGGCAAGCAGCTGCTACGGGTCGTATGGAGTTTGTAAGAGTGCTAATTGATAAAGGTGCGAATATTAATGTTAAGCATAATGGCGTACCTGCAATTGTTATTGCTACTCATAATCGACACTTTGATGTTGTAAAGCTGCTAGTTGAAAAGGGTGCCGATATCGATGCTTCAAATGGATTCGGTTCAACTTCTCTTCACTTTGCAGTAGCTAAAGGGTTGACGCTGGGGGATATAAGCTGGTTATTAGATAGTGGAGCTAATATTGATAAGGTTGAAAATCAAAGTGGCAATACATCTACCCCATTAACAATTGCTATTACCACAAACCGCTCAGAGATCGCAAAAGAACTCGTCAGTCGGGGAGCTTCTATCGAAATCCCAAGCAGTTTTTCTCCTATCTTACGTGCTGCACAATATGGTGAACTGGAGCTGGTTAAATACCTATTATCAAAAGGCGCAGATTTAAATGACATAGGCGCTGACGAGAATATTAATGGTCTTTCTATCGCTGTTGCTAACCAGAAGTGGAACGTTGCTCAATACCTTCTCGACCAAGGAATAAATACAGACCAGCAAGGAAGAGGTGGTTTTAAGGCAATTCACTATGCAGTTAATGTTTCGGCACCAAGCAAGTTGTTTTCGAACATAATACAGAATACAGCTTCAATTGATTCAAAGCTAAGCGAAACCTTAGATACACCTCTTATCCTAGCGACTTATCATAACAATAGCACGTTAGCAAAATTGTTAATCGATGCAGGGGCTGATATTAATGTAAAGAATACAAGAGGCGACACACCACTTCATTGGGCAACTCACCATGGAAACGTAGAAATATCTCGTTTATTAGCTCAAAAAGGCGCTAGCTTATACGCAGTAAACTCCAATAACCTTTCTCCGTACGCAATTGCACAAAATAAACCGAACCTATTGGCTGCAATCACTAATATTGATGTGCAAGCTAAAGTAGACACTCCACCTAAAAAGTCTCCAAAGGCATCTGCTAAACCTTTACTTGCTTCAACGGGGAGTGGTTTTTTCATTAATAAACATGGAGATATGGTTACAAATCATCATGTTATTGATAAATGTGAGTTTGTTAAGGTAAGACATAACAATGAACTATACGGTGCTTCAGTCGTAGTGTTTGATAACAAAAATGACCTAGCTGTTGTTTCTGCCGAATTGGATAATAATGCGTTTTCGAACTTGAGCGCCCAGCAATATCCTTCACTGGGTGAGAGTGTGACGGTGCTTGGTTATCCTCTCAATTCCATATTAGGCAATAGCCTAAAATTAACCACGGGTATTTTAAGCTCTCACACAGGTATTCAAGGGGATTCTTCTGTTTATCAAATATCAGCACCTATTCAAAGCGGTAACTCTGGTGGACCCGTCTATGATGAGGCTGGCGAAGTGCTGGGAGTGGCTGTATCTACGCTTGATCCACTTGTAATGGCTAAGCATACTGGGTCATTACCTCAGAATGTTAACTATGCTGTTAAATCGACGGTATTAACAAACTTTTTGAAAGCCAACAACATACGTTTTAGTGTTGGAAGTGGTGAGAGTAAGCAGAGTCCTAAACAGATCAATAAGGCTAATGCAAAGGCTGTAGCATCAATATTATGTTATTCGCGTTCCTAA
- a CDS encoding VOC family protein, with protein sequence MNMNQVTLPVNDMIAAVNFYLSLGFTQIVDTPHYARFTCPLGEATFSLALETTDFSNGAVIYFETENLDDLVADLTNKGIVFEQLPTEQRYLWKEAVLRDPSDNKIKLYWAGENRINPPWKVEIRAPRNGSK encoded by the coding sequence ATGAATATGAACCAAGTAACCTTGCCGGTTAACGACATGATCGCCGCCGTTAATTTTTATCTTAGTCTAGGCTTTACCCAGATTGTCGATACCCCACATTATGCTCGTTTTACCTGCCCTTTAGGCGAAGCGACCTTTTCTCTGGCTTTAGAAACCACAGATTTTAGTAATGGCGCAGTGATCTATTTTGAAACCGAGAATTTAGATGATCTTGTCGCAGATTTAACGAATAAAGGCATCGTATTTGAACAACTGCCGACCGAGCAAAGATACCTATGGAAGGAGGCGGTGTTACGCGATCCATCGGATAATAAGATAAAGCTTTATTGGGCTGGTGAAAACCGCATTAACCCACCCTGGAAAGTTGAAATTCGAGCACCACGTAATGGCTCCAAGTAA